In Horticoccus luteus, the following proteins share a genomic window:
- the dprA gene encoding DNA-processing protein DprA, with protein MKNPSELSERQAFLVLNALPNIGPITLNRMLGELGGDPRSVLGADVGRLSQIKGVGPVISASIAGWREHFDLAREEARMAQSGATFITAGDVGYPSLLKEIHDPPIALYRKGQYEFGAPCVAIVGSRRTTLYGQSVAKKLGAELARLGFCVVSGLARGIDTAAHEGALSVGGKTAAVLGTGIDLIYPPENLELYRKIEAEGAILSEFPFGRRADRQSFAMRNRIVSGMSEAVVVVESDVSGGAMITARFAGEQGRLLYAVPGRIDQTSSAGCHQLIRDGATLLTSVDDILSELNYLDGLRPAPIGEKADQSPAAGSGAGNREGLTAEERSVLAQLANGATLGVDDLMAATGLASAQVSAALMMLELKRCIVKRADGSFEERG; from the coding sequence TTGAAGAATCCGTCGGAGTTAAGCGAAAGGCAGGCGTTTCTCGTGTTGAACGCGTTGCCGAATATCGGGCCCATCACGTTGAATCGGATGTTGGGAGAATTGGGCGGCGACCCACGGTCCGTGCTGGGCGCGGACGTGGGGCGGTTGAGCCAGATCAAGGGTGTGGGGCCGGTGATCAGCGCTTCGATTGCGGGCTGGCGGGAGCATTTCGATCTGGCGCGCGAGGAGGCGCGGATGGCGCAGAGCGGCGCGACGTTTATCACGGCGGGCGACGTGGGTTATCCGAGTTTGCTGAAAGAGATCCACGATCCGCCGATCGCGTTGTATCGGAAGGGGCAATATGAATTTGGCGCGCCGTGCGTCGCGATCGTGGGGAGTCGGCGGACGACACTTTACGGGCAGAGTGTGGCCAAGAAACTGGGCGCGGAGCTGGCGCGGCTGGGGTTTTGCGTGGTGAGCGGGCTGGCGCGCGGGATCGACACGGCGGCGCACGAAGGGGCGTTGTCGGTGGGCGGAAAAACGGCGGCGGTGCTGGGGACGGGCATCGATTTGATTTACCCGCCGGAGAACCTGGAGCTTTACCGCAAGATTGAGGCGGAGGGCGCGATTTTGTCGGAGTTTCCGTTTGGGCGGCGCGCGGACCGGCAGTCGTTTGCGATGCGCAACCGGATCGTGTCGGGCATGAGCGAGGCGGTGGTCGTGGTGGAGAGCGATGTGAGCGGGGGCGCGATGATTACGGCGCGATTTGCGGGCGAGCAGGGGCGGTTGCTTTACGCGGTGCCGGGGCGGATCGATCAGACCTCGAGCGCGGGCTGCCATCAGTTGATCCGCGACGGGGCGACGCTGCTCACGAGTGTGGACGATATTTTGAGCGAGTTGAATTATCTCGATGGTTTGCGGCCGGCGCCGATCGGCGAGAAGGCGGACCAAAGCCCGGCGGCGGGGAGCGGGGCAGGGAATCGCGAGGGACTGACGGCGGAGGAGCGGAGCGTGCTGGCGCAGTTGGCCAACGGGGCGACGCTGGGCGTGGATGATTTGATGGCGGCGACGGGGCTGGCATCCGCGCAGGTGTCGGCGGCGTTGATGATGCTGGAGTTGAAACGCTGCATCGTGAAGCGGGCGGACGGCTCGTTTGAGGAACGCGGCTGA
- a CDS encoding NAD(P)H-hydrate dehydratase has product MTLPASHPILTCAEAKALEARVLGGDEAAEWRAMSAAGAAIATAMREDMREAGGFPAGGRLLVLVGKGHNGGDALIAARVWRTFFPAARVDVWFAFGERALRPLTARAWRELATVDAERVRVVSAEEWGARYDASVDGVFGFQFRPPVDEATKALLLRFNELDVRFRAAVDLPSADVARADFTYATGSVKTPVVDAEMAGRVRYLDLGFFRDDVVKDEGERALRREILAPLARLRPARGDKRNYGQLIIVAGSRSYPGAALLATLGALQSGVGMLTVLVPETCAAAFAARAPDAMWVGCPVTPEGGLALDTLSVLRERMGRATALMVGPGLGREKETLAMIAEAVKLVDMPVAIDADALQPEIVAAVKGAKVLTPHAGEFARIAGKGADLRAYAQAANATVVLKGPVTRVSSGGGVYQSFFGGPVLARGGSGDVLSGLCGGLLAQTPDDPLLAATRATVWHGVAADALARMVGHTAARTADLPGRLSEILRRFA; this is encoded by the coding sequence ATGACTTTACCGGCGTCGCATCCGATCCTCACGTGCGCCGAGGCCAAGGCGTTGGAGGCGCGCGTGCTGGGCGGGGATGAGGCGGCAGAGTGGCGGGCGATGTCGGCGGCGGGCGCGGCGATCGCGACGGCGATGCGCGAAGACATGCGCGAGGCGGGCGGATTTCCGGCGGGGGGTCGGTTGCTCGTGCTGGTGGGAAAGGGGCACAATGGCGGCGACGCGTTGATCGCGGCGCGGGTGTGGCGGACGTTTTTCCCGGCGGCGCGCGTGGATGTGTGGTTCGCGTTTGGCGAGCGGGCGTTGCGGCCGCTCACGGCGCGGGCGTGGCGCGAACTGGCGACCGTGGATGCGGAACGGGTGCGCGTGGTGAGCGCGGAGGAGTGGGGGGCGCGTTACGACGCGAGCGTGGACGGGGTGTTCGGATTTCAGTTTCGGCCGCCGGTGGACGAAGCGACGAAGGCGTTGCTCCTGCGGTTCAATGAGCTCGACGTGCGGTTTCGGGCGGCGGTGGATCTGCCGAGCGCGGATGTGGCGCGGGCGGACTTCACGTATGCGACGGGGAGCGTGAAAACGCCGGTGGTGGACGCGGAGATGGCGGGGCGCGTGCGTTATCTGGATCTGGGATTTTTTCGCGACGATGTCGTCAAGGATGAAGGTGAACGAGCGCTGCGGCGGGAGATTCTAGCGCCGCTGGCGCGGCTGCGGCCGGCGCGGGGCGACAAGCGCAACTACGGGCAGTTGATCATCGTGGCGGGCTCGCGGAGTTATCCGGGCGCGGCGTTGCTGGCGACGCTCGGCGCGCTGCAATCGGGGGTGGGCATGCTGACGGTGCTGGTGCCGGAAACGTGCGCGGCGGCGTTTGCGGCGCGGGCGCCGGATGCGATGTGGGTCGGCTGTCCGGTAACGCCGGAGGGCGGTCTGGCGTTGGATACGTTGAGCGTGTTGCGCGAGCGAATGGGACGCGCCACGGCGTTGATGGTGGGTCCGGGATTGGGGCGGGAAAAGGAAACGCTGGCGATGATCGCGGAGGCAGTGAAGCTCGTGGACATGCCGGTCGCGATCGATGCGGACGCCCTGCAACCGGAGATCGTGGCGGCGGTGAAAGGGGCGAAGGTGCTGACGCCTCACGCGGGGGAATTTGCGCGGATTGCGGGGAAAGGCGCGGATTTGCGGGCGTATGCGCAGGCGGCGAACGCGACGGTGGTGTTGAAAGGACCGGTCACGCGCGTGAGCAGCGGAGGCGGGGTTTATCAGAGTTTTTTTGGTGGCCCGGTGCTGGCGAGAGGCGGCAGCGGCGACGTGTTGAGCGGGTTATGCGGGGGGCTGCTGGCACAAACGCCGGACGATCCGCTGCTTGCTGCGACGCGGGCCACGGTGTGGCACGGTGTCGCGGCGGACGCTCTCGCGCGCATGGTGGGACATACGGCAGCGCGCACGGCGGATTTACCCGGAAGGTTATCGGAGATTTTACGACGTTTCGCATAG
- the acpS gene encoding holo-ACP synthase produces the protein MSATSGFVLPPGGGLIGLGCDVIEVDRVRGVLERQGERFLQRVFTDEERAYCGGMAHPEKHYAARFAAKEAVSKAFSTGIGAELGWRSVSVYHGERHQPLVRLDEKGTALLAQVGGTSVIVTLSHTETVAMAVAAIVRA, from the coding sequence ATGAGCGCGACAAGCGGATTCGTGCTGCCGCCGGGCGGCGGGCTGATCGGGTTGGGGTGTGACGTGATCGAAGTGGACCGCGTGCGCGGCGTGCTGGAACGACAAGGGGAACGTTTTCTGCAGCGCGTGTTTACAGACGAAGAGCGGGCGTATTGCGGTGGGATGGCCCATCCTGAAAAACATTATGCGGCGCGTTTCGCCGCGAAGGAGGCGGTTTCGAAAGCGTTTTCCACGGGCATCGGCGCAGAACTGGGCTGGCGGTCGGTTTCGGTTTATCATGGCGAACGGCATCAACCGTTGGTGCGGCTCGATGAAAAAGGCACGGCGCTGCTGGCGCAGGTCGGCGGGACGAGCGTGATCGTGACGCTGTCGCACACGGAGACGGTGGCGATGGCGGTTGCGGCGATCGTGCGGGCGTAG
- a CDS encoding pyridoxine 5'-phosphate synthase, translated as MILLGVNIDHCATVRQARYRDAATQAGGAIEPDPVTLAVLAERAGADGITVHLREDRRHIQERDVWRLRETIATRLNLEMACTPAMTALALKLKPDSVCLVPENRAEVTTEGGLDVAGQRARVAAVVDAMNAAGIVTSLFIDPDAPQLETAAAVGAPWVELHTGAYANAYFTPHRATELARLRTGCDRGQALGLVVNAGHGINYVNIAEVRTLPHLHELNIGHSIVSRALFTGIEEAVREMKARMNA; from the coding sequence ATGATTCTACTCGGCGTCAACATCGACCATTGTGCGACAGTGCGGCAGGCGCGGTATCGCGATGCGGCGACTCAGGCCGGCGGCGCGATCGAGCCGGATCCGGTGACGCTGGCGGTGCTGGCGGAGCGGGCGGGCGCGGATGGCATCACGGTGCATTTGCGCGAAGACCGGCGGCATATCCAGGAGCGCGATGTGTGGCGTTTGCGCGAGACGATCGCCACGCGGTTGAACCTGGAGATGGCCTGCACGCCGGCGATGACCGCGCTGGCGTTGAAGTTAAAACCGGACTCGGTCTGCCTCGTGCCGGAGAATCGCGCCGAAGTGACGACCGAGGGCGGCCTTGATGTCGCCGGACAGCGAGCGCGGGTGGCGGCGGTGGTGGACGCGATGAACGCGGCGGGGATTGTCACGAGCTTGTTCATCGATCCGGATGCGCCGCAGCTCGAAACCGCGGCGGCGGTGGGAGCGCCTTGGGTGGAGTTGCACACCGGCGCTTATGCGAACGCGTATTTCACGCCGCACCGGGCGACGGAGCTGGCGCGGTTGCGCACGGGATGCGATCGCGGGCAGGCGCTGGGCCTCGTGGTCAACGCCGGCCATGGCATCAATTACGTGAATATCGCCGAGGTGCGCACGCTGCCGCATCTGCACGAACTCAACATCGGGCACAGCATCGTGAGTCGCGCATTGTTCACCGGTATCGAGGAGGCGGTGCGCGAGATGAAGGCGCGGATGAACGCATGA
- a CDS encoding VC0807 family protein, translated as MPTTPAAPRRENLLLNFVCNVAIPAIILAKFSTDRWFGPAWGLVIALAFPLGYGVYDFVVRRKTNFISILGIVSVLLSGGLGLLKLDGRWFAIKDAAVPAVIGLALLVSLRAKEPLVKALLYNDTIIDVPRVSAALAERRHESAFAALMRRCTMLVAASFFISAALNYFLARYLLRSPGGTPEFNAELAKMHLWSWPVIMLPSMAMMFVALWRLLRGLKQLTGLEIDQIFRDEKKPASSAG; from the coding sequence GTGCCCACCACGCCCGCCGCGCCTCGCCGCGAAAACCTGCTGCTCAACTTCGTCTGCAATGTCGCGATCCCCGCGATCATTCTCGCCAAATTCAGCACCGACCGCTGGTTCGGTCCGGCGTGGGGCCTGGTCATCGCGCTCGCGTTTCCCCTCGGCTACGGCGTTTACGATTTCGTCGTCCGCCGGAAGACCAATTTCATCTCCATCCTCGGCATCGTCAGCGTCCTGCTCAGCGGCGGCCTCGGCTTGCTGAAGCTCGACGGCCGCTGGTTCGCCATCAAAGACGCCGCCGTTCCCGCCGTCATCGGTCTCGCGCTGCTCGTCTCCCTGCGCGCCAAGGAGCCACTCGTCAAAGCCCTCCTCTACAACGACACGATCATCGACGTCCCCCGCGTTTCCGCGGCCCTCGCCGAGCGCCGCCACGAATCCGCCTTTGCCGCCCTCATGCGCCGCTGCACCATGCTCGTCGCCGCCTCTTTCTTCATCAGCGCCGCGCTTAACTACTTCCTCGCCCGCTATCTTCTCCGCAGCCCTGGCGGCACGCCCGAGTTCAACGCCGAGCTCGCGAAAATGCACCTCTGGAGCTGGCCCGTGATCATGCTCCCCTCCATGGCCATGATGTTCGTCGCGCTCTGGCGGCTGCTCCGCGGGCTCAAGCAACTCACCGGCCTCGAAATCGACCAGATCTTTCGCGACGAAAAAAAACCCGCCTCCTCGGCGGGTTGA
- a CDS encoding citrate synthase codes for MADTATLHLDDKDYSLPIIVGTEGEKAIDTRRLRASSGYVAYDQGYGNTGSCESEITYLDGEHGVLRHRGYPIEQLATHSDFVETAYLIIYGELPNVAKRKEFGLRLRKHAAIETQMQKILEGFPTSASPMAMLSAMVSALPAYYPDLATNDFEKDLKNFDRAAAVAISKVRSMVAMIYRYTHGLPYVFPKQDLPFCDNFLHMMFSEPYQEYERLPEVSKALNLLLLLHADHEQNCSTSTVRMVGSSAANLFASMSAGICALSGPLHGGANVAVMQMLQSIHDEGDDGTRFIAAAKSGNKSTRLMGFGHAVYRNFDPRAKIIGEACDTVLKRLGIDDPLLHIAKNLEQAALQDDYFISRKLYPNVDFYSGIIMRAIGIPMDMFTTMFAIGRSPGYIANWKEVASNPKGRIYRPRQVYVGATERNYVPIAERP; via the coding sequence ATGGCCGACACCGCGACGCTTCATCTCGACGACAAGGATTATTCTCTGCCCATCATCGTGGGCACGGAGGGAGAGAAGGCGATCGACACGCGGCGTTTGCGGGCGTCGAGCGGCTACGTGGCCTACGATCAAGGGTATGGCAACACGGGGTCGTGCGAGAGCGAGATCACGTATCTGGATGGCGAGCATGGCGTGCTGCGGCATCGGGGTTATCCGATCGAGCAACTGGCGACGCACAGCGATTTCGTCGAGACGGCGTATCTGATCATTTACGGTGAGCTGCCGAATGTCGCGAAACGAAAGGAATTCGGGCTGCGGCTGCGCAAGCACGCGGCGATCGAGACGCAGATGCAGAAGATTCTGGAAGGGTTTCCGACCAGTGCGTCGCCGATGGCCATGTTGTCGGCGATGGTGAGTGCGCTGCCGGCGTATTATCCGGATCTGGCGACCAACGACTTCGAAAAAGATCTCAAGAACTTCGATCGCGCGGCGGCGGTTGCGATTTCGAAGGTGCGCTCGATGGTGGCGATGATTTACCGCTACACGCACGGGTTGCCGTATGTGTTTCCGAAGCAGGATCTGCCGTTCTGCGACAATTTCCTGCACATGATGTTTTCGGAGCCGTATCAGGAATACGAGCGGCTGCCGGAGGTTTCGAAGGCGTTGAATTTGCTGCTCCTGCTGCACGCGGATCACGAGCAGAATTGCTCGACGTCGACGGTGCGCATGGTCGGATCGAGCGCGGCGAATCTGTTCGCGTCGATGTCGGCGGGGATTTGCGCGCTGTCGGGTCCGCTGCACGGTGGCGCGAACGTGGCGGTGATGCAGATGCTGCAATCGATCCACGATGAAGGCGACGATGGCACGCGGTTCATCGCGGCGGCGAAGTCGGGCAACAAGAGCACGCGACTGATGGGCTTCGGGCATGCCGTTTACCGCAACTTTGATCCCCGGGCGAAGATCATTGGCGAGGCGTGCGACACGGTGTTGAAGCGGCTGGGCATCGACGATCCGTTGCTGCACATCGCGAAGAACCTGGAGCAGGCGGCGTTGCAGGACGACTACTTCATCTCGCGCAAGCTTTACCCGAACGTGGATTTCTATTCGGGCATCATCATGCGGGCGATCGGGATCCCGATGGACATGTTTACGACGATGTTCGCGATCGGGCGTTCGCCGGGCTACATCGCGAACTGGAAGGAAGTGGCGTCGAATCCCAAGGGCCGCATCTACCGGCCGCGGCAGGTTTACGTCGGCGCGACCGAGCGAAACTACGTGCCGATCGCGGAGCGCCCGTGA
- a CDS encoding pyridoxal-phosphate dependent enzyme, with protein MKTDSVTLEDIRAAHARIASRVHRTPVLTSAWLDEEVGARLYFKCENLQHVGAFKARGACNAVFSLSDEAAARGVVTHSSGNHGAALAWAARARGIAAHVVMPSNAAQPKQRAVAAYGARVVFCEPTLAAREATCARVQAETGATLVHPYNDLRVIAGQGTAAVELLEQAPGLEVVVVPVGGGGLLSGTAVAVKAVQAGTQVWGAEPAQADDASQSLRAGRIVQTTANTVADGLRSALGELDFPLIQAHVDDIVTVSEEEIVAAMRRLWEALRVIVEPSSAVAFAAVRGRRWSGGGPRVGLILTGGNVDLDHLPWSVGA; from the coding sequence ATGAAAACGGACAGCGTGACGCTGGAGGACATTCGGGCGGCGCACGCGCGGATCGCGAGTCGGGTGCACCGCACTCCGGTGCTGACAAGTGCGTGGCTCGACGAGGAGGTGGGGGCGCGGCTGTATTTCAAGTGCGAGAATTTGCAGCACGTGGGGGCGTTCAAGGCGCGCGGGGCATGCAACGCGGTGTTTTCGTTGTCGGACGAAGCGGCGGCGCGGGGCGTGGTGACGCATTCATCGGGCAACCATGGGGCGGCGCTCGCGTGGGCGGCGCGGGCGCGGGGCATCGCGGCGCATGTGGTCATGCCCTCCAACGCGGCGCAGCCGAAGCAGCGGGCGGTGGCGGCATACGGAGCGCGAGTGGTGTTTTGCGAACCGACGCTGGCGGCGCGCGAAGCGACGTGTGCGCGGGTGCAGGCGGAGACGGGCGCGACGCTGGTTCATCCTTACAATGATCTGCGCGTGATCGCGGGGCAGGGCACGGCGGCGGTGGAGCTGCTGGAGCAGGCGCCGGGGCTCGAGGTGGTCGTGGTGCCGGTGGGCGGAGGCGGGTTACTCAGTGGAACGGCGGTGGCGGTGAAGGCGGTGCAAGCGGGGACGCAGGTCTGGGGTGCCGAGCCGGCGCAGGCGGATGACGCGAGCCAGTCGTTGCGGGCGGGACGCATCGTGCAGACGACGGCGAACACGGTGGCCGATGGGTTGAGGAGTGCGTTGGGTGAATTGGATTTTCCGCTGATTCAGGCGCACGTGGACGACATCGTGACGGTGAGCGAAGAGGAGATCGTCGCGGCGATGCGGCGGTTGTGGGAAGCGTTGCGGGTGATCGTGGAACCGAGCAGCGCGGTGGCTTTCGCGGCGGTGCGGGGACGCCGTTGGAGCGGAGGCGGACCGCGCGTGGGCCTCATCCTCACGGGCGGAAATGTCGATTTGGACCATCTGCCGTGGAGTGTCGGTGCATGA
- a CDS encoding M20 family metallopeptidase translates to MNNRRKSFTVETAAAAGAPASAEELLGRMVGFETVNPLMGGPAGGEAALAAHLEWLATGWGLRTRRLPVDDGRFNLLVSCEVAGDAEWLLFESHLDTVTVDGMTVEPFAAKVDGERIYGRGTCDTKGSGAAMLWALRDRAAGGERRRNVGVLFAVDEEARMTGARGFAAGALREFLPRLRGVIVGEPTRMQPIVTHNGVVRWRTRTRGVAAHSSDPTKGRSAISAMRRALTDFEENYAPTVNAVNALTGRAAASVNTIRGGTAVNIIAEECAIECDRRTVPGETTEQVLREREAAFAGHAVEHDELYVAPAMDAEQSGALHAWVARAIERHGGDATPRGAPYVTDAGHYAAAGAASLVLGPGDLAQAHRANEWIARDQLALATAVYLELMRQP, encoded by the coding sequence ATGAACAACCGTAGAAAATCCTTCACGGTGGAGACCGCGGCCGCGGCGGGGGCGCCGGCGAGCGCGGAGGAATTGCTGGGGCGCATGGTGGGTTTCGAGACGGTGAATCCGCTGATGGGCGGACCGGCGGGCGGCGAGGCGGCGCTGGCGGCGCATCTGGAGTGGCTCGCAACGGGGTGGGGTTTGCGCACGCGGCGTCTGCCGGTCGATGACGGACGGTTTAATCTGCTCGTCTCGTGCGAGGTGGCGGGCGACGCGGAGTGGTTGTTGTTCGAGAGCCATTTGGACACGGTGACCGTCGACGGCATGACCGTGGAGCCGTTCGCGGCGAAGGTGGACGGTGAGCGGATTTACGGGCGCGGAACGTGCGACACGAAAGGCTCGGGAGCGGCGATGTTGTGGGCGTTGCGCGACCGCGCGGCGGGAGGGGAACGGCGGCGCAACGTCGGCGTGCTGTTCGCGGTGGACGAGGAGGCGCGGATGACGGGGGCGCGGGGTTTTGCGGCGGGGGCGTTGCGGGAGTTTTTGCCGCGGTTGCGCGGGGTGATCGTGGGCGAGCCGACCCGGATGCAGCCGATCGTGACGCACAATGGCGTGGTGCGCTGGCGCACGCGGACGCGGGGCGTGGCGGCGCATTCGTCGGACCCGACGAAAGGGCGTTCGGCGATCTCGGCGATGCGGCGGGCGTTGACGGATTTCGAGGAGAACTACGCGCCAACAGTGAACGCGGTGAATGCGTTGACCGGCCGGGCGGCGGCGAGCGTGAACACGATTCGCGGCGGGACCGCGGTGAACATCATCGCGGAGGAGTGTGCGATCGAATGCGACCGGCGCACGGTGCCGGGGGAGACGACGGAGCAGGTGTTGCGCGAGCGCGAGGCGGCGTTTGCGGGGCACGCGGTGGAGCACGACGAGCTTTACGTGGCGCCGGCGATGGACGCGGAACAGAGCGGGGCGTTGCACGCGTGGGTGGCGCGGGCGATCGAGCGTCACGGGGGCGATGCCACGCCAAGAGGCGCGCCGTATGTGACGGATGCGGGGCACTACGCGGCGGCGGGAGCGGCGAGCTTGGTGCTGGGGCCGGGCGACCTCGCGCAGGCGCACCGGGCGAACGAGTGGATTGCGCGCGATCAACTGGCGCTGGCGACGGCGGTTTATCTCGAGCTGATGCGGCAGCCTTGA
- a CDS encoding dihydrodipicolinate synthase family protein: protein MDLRSHLQAGQVIPAQPLALDADRRFSARHQRAITRYYVAAGVGGLAVGVHSTQFEIREPQHGLFKPVLELAARTIDEELARAPRAFIKIAGVCGRTAQAVGEAELARSLGYQAGLLSLSAFKNDTEDAMIAHCARVAEVLPVIGFYLQPAAGGRLLGYSFWRRFAEIRNVIAIKIAPFNRYQTIDVVRAIVESGRDDVVLYTGNDDSIVVDLLTPFSFEAGGRRVTRRIAGGLLGHWGVWTKRAVELLEEIKVARMSGALDATWLTRAIAVTDMNAALFDAANGFRGCIPGILEVLRRQGLVPSVHCLNPHEVLSPGQAEELTRVAQAYPELVDDAFVAANRERWLS from the coding sequence ATGGACCTACGTTCTCATCTTCAAGCGGGCCAGGTGATCCCGGCGCAGCCGCTCGCGCTGGACGCGGACCGGCGGTTTTCGGCGCGGCATCAGCGCGCGATCACGCGTTACTATGTGGCGGCCGGAGTGGGCGGGCTGGCGGTCGGCGTGCATTCGACGCAGTTCGAGATTCGCGAACCGCAGCACGGGTTGTTCAAGCCGGTGCTGGAGCTGGCGGCGCGGACGATCGATGAGGAACTGGCGCGAGCGCCGCGGGCGTTCATCAAGATCGCGGGGGTGTGCGGTCGCACGGCGCAGGCGGTGGGAGAGGCGGAGCTGGCGCGGTCGCTCGGTTATCAGGCGGGCCTGCTGAGTTTGTCGGCGTTCAAGAACGACACGGAAGATGCGATGATCGCGCACTGCGCGCGGGTGGCGGAGGTGCTGCCGGTGATCGGGTTCTATCTGCAACCGGCGGCGGGCGGGCGGCTGTTGGGGTATTCGTTTTGGCGGCGGTTCGCGGAGATTCGGAACGTGATCGCGATCAAGATCGCGCCGTTTAATCGTTACCAAACCATCGATGTGGTGCGGGCGATCGTGGAGAGCGGCCGCGACGATGTGGTGCTCTACACGGGCAACGACGACAGCATCGTGGTCGATCTGCTGACGCCGTTTTCGTTCGAGGCGGGAGGGCGTCGTGTGACGCGGCGCATCGCGGGTGGATTGCTGGGGCACTGGGGCGTGTGGACGAAGCGCGCGGTAGAGTTGCTGGAGGAGATCAAGGTGGCGCGGATGAGCGGGGCGTTGGACGCGACATGGCTGACGCGAGCGATCGCGGTGACGGACATGAACGCGGCGTTGTTCGACGCGGCGAATGGATTTCGCGGCTGCATCCCGGGGATTTTGGAGGTGTTGCGCCGGCAGGGGCTGGTGCCGTCGGTCCACTGTTTGAATCCGCACGAGGTGTTGTCGCCGGGCCAGGCGGAGGAGTTGACGCGCGTGGCGCAGGCGTATCCGGAGTTGGTGGACGATGCGTTTGTGGCGGCGAATCGGGAGCGTTGGCTGAGCTGA
- a CDS encoding NAD-dependent epimerase/dehydratase family protein codes for MTVARTDREIEWLLSEPTAGAVAAARALDGDFMVLGVGGKMGTTLAVMLRRALDAAGRKNTRVLGVSRFSRPEGKRALEEFGVVPVACDLADYEAVMKLPDAANIEYLAGQKFGTDSAPDETWIQNTIVPSHVARRFRTARMVIFSTGCVYPFVPVGSGGATEATPVALLGEYASTCVGRERVFTHYARKFGTPELIYRLNYAVELRYGVLADIAQRVLSGEPIDETMNAFNLIWQGDACARAIQCLEHVASPPKLLNVTGPREVTIREVAERFGALVGRKPVMTGTPATTAWLANADESMRLFGPVTKSLEDMIALVADHLRSGGHLLGKPTHFEARDGKF; via the coding sequence ATGACTGTTGCGCGCACGGACCGCGAAATCGAGTGGCTGTTATCCGAACCGACGGCGGGAGCGGTGGCGGCGGCGCGGGCGTTGGACGGCGATTTCATGGTGCTGGGCGTGGGGGGCAAAATGGGAACGACGCTCGCGGTGATGCTGCGGCGGGCGCTCGATGCGGCGGGCAGGAAGAACACGCGGGTGCTGGGTGTGTCGCGGTTCAGCCGGCCGGAGGGAAAGCGCGCGTTGGAGGAGTTTGGCGTGGTGCCCGTGGCGTGCGACTTGGCGGATTACGAGGCGGTGATGAAACTGCCGGACGCGGCGAACATCGAATATCTCGCGGGGCAGAAATTCGGGACCGACAGCGCGCCGGATGAAACGTGGATTCAAAACACGATCGTGCCGTCGCACGTGGCGCGGCGATTTCGCACGGCGCGCATGGTGATTTTTTCGACGGGTTGCGTGTATCCGTTCGTGCCGGTGGGCAGCGGCGGGGCGACGGAGGCGACGCCGGTGGCGCTGCTCGGCGAGTATGCCAGCACGTGTGTGGGGCGCGAGCGGGTGTTCACGCATTACGCGCGGAAATTTGGGACGCCGGAGCTGATCTACCGGTTGAATTATGCGGTGGAGCTGCGCTACGGCGTGCTGGCGGACATCGCGCAGCGCGTGCTCAGCGGCGAGCCGATCGATGAGACGATGAACGCGTTCAATTTGATCTGGCAGGGGGATGCGTGCGCGCGGGCGATCCAGTGCCTGGAACACGTGGCGTCGCCGCCGAAACTGCTGAACGTGACGGGGCCGCGGGAAGTGACGATTCGCGAAGTGGCGGAGCGGTTTGGCGCGCTGGTGGGACGCAAACCCGTGATGACGGGCACGCCGGCGACGACGGCGTGGCTGGCGAACGCGGACGAATCGATGCGGTTGTTTGGGCCGGTGACGAAGTCGCTCGAGGACATGATCGCCTTGGTGGCGGACCATTTGCGCAGCGGCGGTCACTTGCTCGGCAAGCCGACGCATTTCGAGGCGCGCGACGGAAAATTCTGA